A genome region from Roseofilum capinflatum BLCC-M114 includes the following:
- a CDS encoding alpha-amylase family glycosyl hydrolase, producing MTDPHLSEFPHSQYTPSARQSETPLNPSVEPPESEEDLDLEFLYTRDIEFRQETIYFIVVDRFCDGDPRNNEGPNPELYDPTHEDWGKYWGGDLQGVINKLDYLKNLGVTAIWLTPLFEQIEELFIESAAIHGYWIQDFKRINPRFIRPEDNPSLNETQEEKNTLFDQLIEELHKRNMKLILDIVCNHSNPDISGQKGILYDDGVKIADFNNDKEHWYHHYGEVQDWEDEWQIQNCELSGLATFNENNTAYRSYIKSAIKQWIDRGIDALRVDTVKHMPIWFWQEFNAEIQTHKPDIFVFGEWIYSHPLDDRSVEFANNSGMTMLDFGLCMAIREALALGLEGGFYRIKDVLDQDYRYSGATELITFIDNHDMYRFQSLNDDPEVLHLAIALIMTTRGIPCIYYGTEQYLYNKTNVDPDNAFGNNDPYNRPLMTRWDTQTKLYWTIRLLSGVRRLNPAVSMGGQWEKYITPDVYCYVRRYRDSILFVAMNRGEKVTLESIDTELPDGEHTDIMSLEKYTVESSTLSDLTLDTNQVIVLSHVSERVTGQTIIRAQLNGVDTQPGERIVVTGDCPELGNWDIAQAYPLEYINSNTWFGEIPFNESVGKLINYKYALWREGQSPLRENIVARRWVVASEGTVKWRDRWASGRES from the coding sequence ATGACCGATCCCCACTTATCCGAGTTTCCCCATAGCCAGTATACCCCCTCAGCCCGTCAGTCAGAAACTCCCTTAAACCCATCTGTAGAGCCTCCTGAGTCTGAGGAAGATTTAGACCTGGAATTTTTGTATACTCGCGATATTGAATTTCGCCAAGAAACCATTTATTTTATCGTCGTCGATCGCTTCTGTGATGGCGATCCCCGCAATAATGAAGGGCCAAACCCCGAACTCTACGATCCCACCCATGAAGATTGGGGCAAATATTGGGGGGGCGATTTACAAGGGGTAATCAACAAACTCGACTATTTGAAAAACCTAGGGGTAACCGCCATTTGGCTCACTCCCCTGTTTGAACAAATTGAAGAACTCTTTATTGAAAGTGCCGCCATTCATGGCTATTGGATTCAAGACTTTAAACGCATCAATCCTCGCTTTATTCGCCCCGAAGACAATCCCTCTTTGAACGAAACCCAAGAAGAGAAAAATACCCTCTTCGATCAATTAATTGAAGAGCTACACAAGCGCAACATGAAATTGATCTTAGATATTGTCTGCAACCACAGCAATCCCGATATTAGCGGACAGAAGGGCATTCTTTATGATGACGGGGTAAAAATTGCTGACTTTAACAATGATAAAGAGCATTGGTATCACCACTATGGTGAAGTTCAGGATTGGGAAGATGAATGGCAAATCCAGAATTGTGAGTTATCCGGATTAGCCACATTTAACGAAAATAATACCGCCTACCGCAGTTATATTAAATCAGCCATCAAACAATGGATCGATCGCGGGATTGATGCCCTGCGCGTCGATACCGTCAAGCATATGCCCATTTGGTTTTGGCAAGAATTTAACGCTGAAATTCAAACCCATAAACCCGATATTTTTGTCTTTGGCGAATGGATTTATTCCCATCCCCTCGATGACCGTTCCGTAGAATTTGCCAATAATTCCGGTATGACCATGTTAGACTTCGGTCTTTGCATGGCAATTCGGGAAGCCTTAGCATTAGGTCTAGAGGGGGGGTTTTACCGGATCAAAGATGTTTTAGATCAAGACTATCGCTATTCTGGAGCAACAGAGTTAATCACATTTATTGATAACCATGATATGTATCGCTTCCAAAGTTTGAATGACGATCCGGAAGTCTTGCATTTGGCGATCGCCCTGATCATGACCACCCGTGGCATTCCTTGTATTTATTACGGCACGGAACAATATCTTTACAATAAGACCAACGTCGATCCCGATAATGCCTTTGGCAATAATGACCCCTATAACCGTCCCCTGATGACGCGCTGGGATACCCAGACGAAACTCTATTGGACAATTCGGTTACTCTCTGGTGTGCGTCGCTTAAATCCAGCCGTTTCCATGGGAGGACAATGGGAAAAATATATTACTCCCGATGTCTATTGCTATGTACGACGCTATCGAGATTCGATTTTGTTTGTGGCCATGAATCGAGGCGAGAAAGTAACCTTAGAATCCATCGATACAGAATTACCCGATGGCGAGCATACAGATATTATGTCCTTGGAAAAATATACAGTTGAATCGAGTACATTATCCGATTTAACCCTGGACACCAATCAAGTTATTGTCCTCAGTCATGTGTCCGAAAGAGTAACGGGACAAACCATTATTCGGGCCCAACTGAATGGGGTAGATACTCAACCAGGTGAGCGGATTGTGGTCACTGGAGATTGTCCTGAATTGGGCAATTGGGATATTGCCCAAGCCTATCCCTTAGAGTACATTAATTCTAATACTTGGTTTGGTGAAATCCCTTTCAATGAAAGTGTCGGAAAATTGATTAACTATAAATATGCTCTGTGGCGTGAAGGTCAATCTCCCTTAAGAGAAAATATTGTTGCCCGGCGTTGGGTTGTGGCTAGTGAAGGAACCGTGAAATGGCGCGATCGTTGGGCATCGGGTCGGGAGTCTTAA
- a CDS encoding heme oxygenase (biliverdin-producing), whose amino-acid sequence MSTNLATKLREGTKKAHTMAENMGFIKCFLKGTVEKGSYRQLAGNLYFVYSAMEEEMERHQNHPVLGPLYFPELNRKQSIEQDLAFYYGSNWREEVTLSPVGQEYVNRIREISNEEPELLISHLYTRYMGDLSGGQILKKIAQTAMNLPEGQGTQFYEFADISDEKAFKANYRETMDNLPIDEATADRIVEEANAAFGMNMKMFNELEGSLIKAIGQLLFNTLTRRRTQGSTELATAADS is encoded by the coding sequence ATGAGTACCAATTTAGCGACTAAGCTCCGCGAGGGCACGAAAAAAGCCCACACCATGGCTGAAAACATGGGTTTCATTAAGTGTTTCTTAAAAGGAACTGTTGAAAAAGGCTCTTACCGCCAATTGGCTGGTAATCTTTACTTCGTCTATTCTGCCATGGAAGAAGAGATGGAGCGTCACCAGAATCATCCCGTTTTGGGGCCTCTCTATTTTCCGGAACTAAACCGCAAACAGTCCATCGAACAGGATTTAGCGTTCTATTATGGCAGTAACTGGCGCGAGGAAGTGACCCTATCTCCAGTGGGACAAGAGTATGTTAACCGGATTAGGGAAATTTCAAATGAAGAGCCGGAATTACTGATTTCCCATCTCTACACCCGGTATATGGGAGATTTATCCGGTGGGCAAATTCTGAAGAAAATTGCCCAAACAGCGATGAATTTACCTGAAGGACAGGGAACTCAATTCTATGAGTTTGCTGATATTTCTGATGAGAAGGCCTTCAAGGCTAACTATCGGGAAACTATGGATAACTTACCCATTGATGAGGCAACAGCCGATCGCATTGTAGAAGAGGCGAATGCGGCTTTTGGCATGAACATGAAAATGTTTAATGAACTCGAAGGTAGCTTAATTAAGGCGATCGGGCAACTGTTGTTTAATACCCTCACCAGACGGCGCACCCAAGGCAGTACCGAACTGGCTACTGCTGCCGACAGCTAA
- a CDS encoding MBOAT family O-acyltransferase produces the protein MSFTSLLYGVFLFSVCILYWSSRSRQTRFLLLAIASLLFYASWQPQYIPLLLAMTWVNYSLGNVLVPDTVQGSHAQDWQLSNQEWQFAQTGWNQRRFFILVAGIILNVFLLFGFKYIPFVLSSVGQIWQLPTATASADWVSNNVIAPLGLSFFCFEAIAYLVDVYRGAPAAKSFTKFAAYKLFFPKLISGPITLYHQLTTQLRNPQFPTIEMFTEGLWLIALGATKKALIADRLGMIVDLSFTHLVRAGSWDLWLATLAYGLQLYLDFSGYVDIVRGSAILLGLNLPENFEDPYFTTSIADFWRRWHMTLGNWLRNYLYFPLGGSRLGLFRTCFNLLMVMFIAGIWHGAAWGFIVWGVYHGLALVVHRLIDGWSKHSSVLTAFWQSLPGTLLGWGTTQMMVFTAWIFFRLPNLKDSWFTISNLFGKEADPQFTQKIYLDTLGIDRLQFTWVLCALVGVMTLLFLLQRRLKLQLNWPIKLVLIPVSLYLVWLLAPQGALPYIYFDF, from the coding sequence ATGAGTTTTACGTCCCTTCTGTATGGTGTCTTTTTATTCAGTGTTTGTATCCTCTATTGGTCAAGCCGATCGCGGCAAACGCGGTTTCTGTTGCTGGCGATCGCCTCATTGCTCTTTTACGCCTCTTGGCAACCCCAATATATCCCCCTGCTCCTAGCCATGACTTGGGTGAACTACAGTTTAGGTAATGTCCTAGTTCCCGACACTGTACAAGGTTCCCACGCCCAAGACTGGCAGCTCTCGAACCAAGAATGGCAGTTTGCCCAAACGGGTTGGAATCAACGGCGCTTTTTCATTTTAGTGGCTGGAATCATCTTAAACGTCTTCCTGTTATTCGGGTTTAAGTATATTCCCTTTGTCCTCAGTTCCGTCGGCCAGATCTGGCAACTCCCCACAGCGACTGCTTCTGCGGACTGGGTGAGCAATAATGTGATCGCCCCCTTGGGCCTGAGTTTCTTCTGTTTTGAGGCGATCGCTTATTTAGTCGATGTCTACCGAGGCGCACCCGCAGCCAAAAGTTTTACCAAATTTGCCGCCTATAAACTCTTTTTCCCCAAACTCATTTCCGGCCCGATCACCCTTTACCACCAACTCACCACCCAACTGAGAAACCCCCAATTTCCCACCATCGAAATGTTCACCGAAGGCTTATGGCTGATTGCATTAGGAGCCACCAAAAAAGCCCTAATTGCTGACCGGTTGGGTATGATTGTAGACCTCAGTTTCACTCATTTAGTCCGCGCCGGAAGTTGGGATTTATGGTTAGCCACCCTCGCCTATGGACTGCAACTCTATTTAGACTTTAGTGGTTATGTCGATATTGTGCGCGGCAGTGCCATTTTACTTGGCCTAAATCTACCCGAAAACTTTGAAGACCCCTACTTCACCACCAGCATTGCTGACTTCTGGCGACGCTGGCACATGACCCTGGGAAATTGGCTAAGAAATTATCTCTATTTTCCCTTGGGAGGCTCCCGTTTAGGACTCTTCAGAACCTGTTTCAATTTGCTCATGGTGATGTTCATCGCCGGAATTTGGCATGGTGCAGCTTGGGGCTTTATCGTCTGGGGGGTTTACCATGGATTAGCCTTGGTTGTCCATCGTTTGATAGATGGTTGGTCAAAACACAGTTCTGTCTTAACCGCCTTTTGGCAGAGTTTACCCGGTACGCTCTTGGGTTGGGGAACGACGCAAATGATGGTATTCACTGCCTGGATTTTTTTCCGTCTGCCCAACTTAAAAGACTCCTGGTTTACCATCTCCAACTTATTCGGTAAAGAGGCTGACCCCCAATTTACCCAGAAAATTTATCTGGATACTTTGGGCATCGATCGCCTACAGTTTACCTGGGTGTTATGTGCCCTTGTGGGTGTGATGACCCTCCTGTTTTTATTGCAGCGACGCTTAAAACTACAGCTCAATTGGCCGATTAAATTAGTGTTGATTCCCGTCAGTTTATATTTGGTTTGGTTACTCGCTCCTCAAGGGGCATTGCCCTATATTTACTTTGATTTTTAG
- a CDS encoding VOC family protein, with translation MDSVLFHLAFPVQNLEETKAFYVEGLGCQMGRESRHALILSLYGHQLVAHVTDEPLTPQTGIYPRHFGLVFPQKSDWDELLQRSQDRSLRFFQQPKQRFPGQLTEHFTFFLADPFENYLEFKHYCHPEAIFGAQEVTAVGDRP, from the coding sequence ATGGACAGCGTGTTATTTCATCTGGCGTTCCCGGTGCAAAATCTGGAAGAGACCAAAGCCTTTTATGTGGAGGGTTTGGGCTGCCAAATGGGTCGAGAATCGCGCCATGCTCTTATTTTAAGCTTGTATGGCCATCAGTTGGTGGCCCATGTCACGGATGAACCCTTAACCCCACAAACTGGGATTTATCCCCGTCATTTTGGCTTGGTGTTTCCCCAAAAGTCGGATTGGGATGAGCTGTTGCAGCGATCGCAAGATCGGAGTTTGCGCTTCTTTCAACAGCCTAAACAACGGTTTCCAGGCCAATTAACCGAACATTTTACCTTTTTCTTAGCCGATCCCTTTGAGAATTACCTAGAATTCAAGCATTATTGCCACCCAGAGGCAATTTTTGGAGCGCAGGAAGTGACTGCTGTAGGCGATCGCCCTTAA
- a CDS encoding TIGR00297 family protein — translation MTDLTIFTNPWMIAVILNTVLLTIVALAPKKLLTLAGVIHAWILGVLVWGTLGWPGYAVVGFYFLVGSGVTRIGLAEKEAEGIAEKRSGARGPENVWGSALVGAVCAVGVLLIQVQGGPDELIPWLGLAYVASFSTKLSDTCASEVGKAYGKRTFLITTLQPVARGTEGAVSLEGTLAGMVGAIALALVGWFVGLISPLGVLYCLVAAFLATNIESLIGATLQSEMSWLTNERVNIINTALGAMFAVLFAYAIIL, via the coding sequence ATGACTGATTTAACCATCTTCACCAATCCCTGGATGATTGCCGTAATTCTGAATACGGTCTTATTAACCATTGTGGCATTAGCGCCGAAAAAATTGTTAACCCTGGCAGGAGTGATTCATGCTTGGATTTTGGGGGTACTCGTCTGGGGAACCCTGGGATGGCCCGGTTATGCGGTGGTCGGGTTTTATTTCTTGGTCGGTTCAGGAGTTACTCGCATCGGGTTAGCCGAAAAAGAAGCTGAAGGAATTGCCGAAAAACGCTCAGGTGCAAGGGGGCCGGAAAATGTTTGGGGGTCTGCTCTAGTGGGTGCAGTTTGTGCTGTGGGAGTATTGTTGATTCAGGTTCAAGGGGGCCCGGATGAACTCATTCCCTGGTTAGGTTTAGCCTATGTAGCCAGTTTTAGCACCAAATTGTCCGATACTTGCGCTTCCGAGGTCGGTAAAGCCTACGGAAAACGCACCTTTCTGATTACCACCTTGCAACCGGTAGCGCGGGGAACCGAGGGAGCGGTGAGCTTAGAGGGAACTTTAGCCGGGATGGTGGGGGCGATCGCCCTTGCCCTAGTCGGTTGGTTTGTGGGTCTGATCAGCCCCCTAGGTGTCCTTTACTGCCTAGTAGCGGCATTTTTAGCCACAAACATCGAAAGCCTGATTGGAGCCACCCTACAGAGCGAAATGAGTTGGCTAACCAACGAACGGGTGAACATCATCAACACCGCATTGGGGGCGATGTTTGCCGTTTTGTTCGCCTACGCCATTATCCTGTAG
- a CDS encoding SpoIIE family protein phosphatase, whose amino-acid sequence MSVSISRWSKVIQNWSLSAKLTAAYSLLITLVAGSLTFSLYLQFQRAQRQGIKERLRDIIALSVPQIDSDFHALIVTPSDRVSSYYQITQERLQDIQAMSDSIKRIYTLRETQEGEITVIMDYAPPPASIRTVGTTLTPITPLLANGLENIQDPTVESQFSINAQGELVVYGYAPIINSIGRPDGILAIELDATPVRESEYRARAIASITFLITLPLALLLGWILARHLTAPIAELVEAVERIAQGDRDTLVEVHSQDEVGILAQTFNRMSRQLKASFETLEAKVEQRTVQLAQANQAITALNQRLQEENLRMGAELEVTRKLQQMILPKPEELSKVLGLEIAGYMEPAAEVGGDYYDVLEQDGRIKIGIGDVTGHGLESGVVMIMVQAAVRALLANNETDPVKFLDALNRTIYNNVERMKTDKNLTFMILDYHEGILKLSGQHEELILVRAGGIIERIDTIDLGFPIGLDSDISSFISEEKIHLNPGDIVVLYTDGVTEAENADGVHYGVHRLCEVLSQNWQKSAEAIRQDIINDILRHIDQQKIYDDITLLVLKQR is encoded by the coding sequence GTGTCAGTTTCTATCAGTCGATGGTCTAAGGTGATTCAAAATTGGAGTTTAAGCGCCAAGTTGACAGCAGCCTATTCTCTGCTGATTACTTTAGTCGCCGGTTCGCTGACGTTCAGTTTGTATCTCCAATTTCAAAGGGCCCAACGACAAGGGATTAAGGAGCGTTTGCGGGATATTATTGCTCTCTCGGTTCCCCAGATTGATAGTGATTTTCATGCTCTGATTGTTACTCCTAGCGATCGCGTCAGCTCCTATTACCAAATTACCCAAGAGCGACTCCAGGATATTCAAGCGATGAGCGACTCCATCAAGCGGATCTATACGCTTCGGGAAACCCAGGAAGGGGAAATCACCGTGATCATGGATTACGCGCCCCCTCCCGCGTCTATCCGCACCGTAGGTACAACCCTAACCCCCATCACTCCCCTCTTAGCAAACGGGCTAGAAAATATTCAAGACCCCACAGTAGAAAGCCAGTTTTCGATCAATGCTCAAGGAGAATTGGTGGTTTATGGCTACGCCCCCATTATCAACTCTATTGGTCGCCCTGACGGGATCTTAGCCATTGAACTCGATGCCACACCGGTTAGAGAGAGCGAATATCGAGCGCGGGCGATCGCCTCCATCACCTTTTTAATCACCCTCCCCCTCGCGCTGCTGCTCGGATGGATCTTAGCTCGCCATCTTACCGCCCCCATTGCTGAATTAGTAGAAGCAGTCGAGCGCATTGCCCAAGGCGATCGGGACACCCTGGTTGAAGTCCATAGTCAAGATGAAGTCGGCATCTTAGCCCAAACCTTCAACCGTATGAGCCGCCAACTCAAAGCCTCCTTTGAAACCCTCGAAGCCAAAGTTGAGCAACGCACCGTCCAACTCGCCCAAGCCAATCAAGCCATTACCGCCCTCAATCAGCGCCTACAAGAAGAAAATTTACGGATGGGAGCCGAATTAGAAGTCACTCGCAAACTTCAACAAATGATTTTGCCTAAACCCGAAGAACTCAGTAAAGTTCTCGGTTTAGAAATTGCCGGATATATGGAACCTGCCGCCGAAGTCGGTGGCGATTATTACGATGTTCTCGAACAGGATGGACGCATCAAAATTGGGATTGGTGATGTGACGGGTCATGGTTTAGAAAGCGGCGTAGTCATGATTATGGTACAAGCCGCCGTCCGCGCCCTACTTGCAAACAACGAAACCGATCCCGTTAAATTTCTAGATGCCCTCAATCGCACCATTTATAATAATGTTGAGCGCATGAAAACAGATAAAAACTTAACGTTTATGATCCTGGATTATCATGAAGGAATCTTAAAGCTCAGTGGTCAACATGAAGAGCTGATTCTTGTGCGTGCAGGAGGCATCATTGAACGCATCGATACGATAGATCTAGGGTTCCCCATTGGTTTGGATTCTGATATTTCCTCCTTTATCTCCGAGGAAAAAATCCACCTCAATCCCGGAGATATAGTCGTTCTTTATACGGATGGCGTAACGGAAGCGGAGAATGCAGATGGAGTACACTATGGAGTACATCGTCTGTGCGAAGTTCTCAGTCAAAATTGGCAAAAGTCCGCCGAAGCCATTCGACAAGATATCATCAACGACATCTTGCGTCATATTGACCAGCAGAAAATCTATGACGATATCACCTTATTGGTGTTAAAACAACGATAA
- a CDS encoding GGDEF domain-containing protein has translation MSLESRSVESALSYSRTFTAMDVSSQSLSQYQQEIEQLRQEIALLKQEKYDLEIILENTIDHSDTVEAFLHETNRQLRAEILERKQIEKELERSKIELQRLLEMVSRDKEDLEIILETITEHGDFIEEQSHKESIHDSLTQLYNRHYLEEVLERELDHARRNHSCLGLVMIDIDYFKVFNDTFGHDAGDTVLQAVSECLQEQVKQIGIAFRYGGEELTLILPHRHLEETAQLAEQVRQGVKALELHHQGQLLAPVTISLGVASYPLHGSTPSKLMKAADMALYQAKNQGRDRVILAP, from the coding sequence ATGAGTCTTGAATCCAGAAGTGTTGAATCTGCTCTGTCCTATTCTAGAACGTTTACGGCTATGGATGTTTCTTCTCAATCTCTCAGTCAATATCAACAAGAGATTGAACAGTTGCGTCAAGAAATTGCCCTTCTTAAACAAGAAAAATATGATTTAGAAATTATTCTAGAAAATACCATCGATCATTCGGATACAGTAGAAGCTTTTCTCCATGAAACGAATCGGCAACTGCGAGCAGAAATTTTAGAGCGCAAGCAAATAGAAAAAGAACTCGAACGCTCAAAAATCGAACTTCAGCGTCTTTTGGAAATGGTTTCTAGAGATAAAGAAGATTTAGAAATTATTTTAGAGACCATTACCGAACATGGAGATTTTATTGAAGAACAAAGCCATAAGGAAAGCATTCATGATAGCTTAACTCAATTATATAATCGTCACTACCTCGAAGAAGTCCTAGAACGAGAACTCGATCATGCTCGCCGGAATCACTCCTGCTTAGGGCTAGTGATGATTGACATTGACTATTTTAAGGTGTTTAATGATACTTTTGGCCATGACGCAGGGGATACCGTGCTACAAGCAGTGAGTGAATGCTTACAGGAGCAAGTGAAACAGATCGGTATTGCCTTTCGTTATGGTGGAGAAGAATTAACCCTGATCCTACCTCATCGCCATCTAGAGGAAACCGCCCAATTGGCCGAACAAGTGCGTCAAGGGGTTAAAGCTCTGGAACTTCACCATCAAGGACAACTGTTAGCTCCTGTGACTATCTCCCTAGGGGTTGCGTCCTATCCTCTTCATGGTTCAACCCCTTCAAAATTGATGAAAGCGGCTGATATGGCCTTGTACCAAGCCAAAAACCAAGGACGCGATCGCGTTATCCTCGCCCCTTAA
- a CDS encoding DUF6272 family protein: MAEIFGDYIDNLPESPEYLIIGFSPSSVPLKQRWRNNGLSADFLADYLTTFFPAKDDITEQQQAEVKSAVSYIANELLENAMKFNDETSEFPISIRLQVRSDEILFITSNSIPPSRVDQFKKFLRKIEQVDPDTLYVEQLENSVKEEGNTNSGLGLLTMLNDYLAKLGWKFETVPEYPGVIKVTTMVQLPI, translated from the coding sequence ATGGCAGAAATTTTTGGTGACTACATCGATAACTTACCGGAAAGTCCAGAATACTTAATTATTGGATTTTCACCCAGCTCTGTTCCCTTAAAACAGCGTTGGCGCAACAATGGCTTATCAGCCGACTTTCTAGCTGACTACCTGACCACCTTTTTCCCCGCTAAAGATGATATTACAGAACAACAACAAGCGGAAGTCAAAAGTGCTGTCAGCTACATTGCCAACGAGTTACTAGAAAACGCCATGAAATTTAATGATGAAACTTCAGAATTTCCCATCAGCATTCGCCTTCAAGTCCGATCCGATGAAATCCTATTCATCACCTCCAATAGTATTCCCCCTAGCCGTGTCGATCAATTTAAAAAATTCTTGCGTAAAATAGAACAAGTTGATCCCGATACTCTGTACGTTGAACAACTGGAAAACAGTGTTAAAGAAGAGGGGAATACCAATTCAGGGTTAGGACTGTTGACCATGCTCAACGACTATTTAGCTAAACTCGGATGGAAATTTGAAACCGTTCCAGAGTATCCAGGAGTAATTAAAGTAACAACTATGGTACAACTGCCCATTTAA
- a CDS encoding slr1659 superfamily regulator, giving the protein MTTEPIESIKTEEYTVDYDEDTTTISFQGSLRLSGMEEYAPIVNILETIANQEPPVITLNLLELEFLNSSGISMLSKFVIKIRQKKEINMVVKGSKSIPWQGKSLKNLQRLMPSLTLEIE; this is encoded by the coding sequence ATGACTACTGAACCCATTGAAAGCATTAAAACGGAAGAATATACAGTAGACTATGATGAAGACACGACAACCATTAGTTTTCAAGGATCTCTGCGTTTGAGTGGTATGGAGGAATATGCCCCGATTGTTAATATATTAGAAACGATTGCGAACCAAGAACCTCCCGTGATCACGTTAAATCTCCTTGAATTGGAATTTCTGAATAGTTCAGGGATCAGTATGCTCTCTAAGTTTGTCATTAAAATACGTCAGAAAAAAGAGATCAACATGGTGGTCAAAGGATCAAAAAGTATTCCTTGGCAAGGAAAATCTCTAAAAAACTTACAACGGTTAATGCCTTCGTTAACCTTAGAAATCGAATAA
- the puuE gene encoding allantoinase PuuE, translated as MLPQSHREFVGYGQNPPDPRWPNQAQIAIQFVINYEEGGENCILHGDSHSESFLSETIGATPLYGVRDMNMESIYEYGSRAGFWRLYRLFTQRGIPVTVYGVAMALERNREAVAAMKQADWEIASHGYRWIDYQHISEEIEREHIQKAIDIHTQVTGSRPLGWYTGRVSPQTRKLVVEAGGFLYDADSYADDLPYWIMEYGAPHLVIPYTLDTNDMRFATYQGFNSGDQFFTYLRDAFDLLYAEGEDSPKMLSIGLHCRLAGRPGRAAALGRFLDYVQQRERVWICRRVDIARHWHKYHYPEDHDPDY; from the coding sequence ATGCTGCCTCAATCTCATCGTGAATTTGTTGGGTATGGCCAAAATCCTCCCGATCCTCGATGGCCAAACCAAGCACAAATTGCAATTCAATTTGTGATTAATTACGAAGAAGGTGGAGAAAACTGTATTCTTCATGGCGATTCCCATTCTGAATCGTTTCTCTCAGAAACCATTGGAGCGACTCCACTCTACGGAGTTCGCGATATGAATATGGAATCAATTTATGAATATGGCAGCAGAGCAGGATTTTGGCGGCTCTATCGCCTGTTTACCCAACGAGGAATCCCCGTTACCGTCTATGGGGTGGCGATGGCCTTAGAGCGCAATCGGGAAGCTGTGGCTGCCATGAAACAAGCAGACTGGGAGATCGCATCCCATGGTTATCGATGGATTGACTATCAACATATCAGTGAGGAAATCGAGCGAGAACATATCCAGAAAGCCATAGATATTCATACACAAGTTACCGGATCTCGTCCCTTGGGATGGTATACGGGTCGAGTGAGTCCCCAGACTCGTAAATTGGTGGTAGAAGCGGGGGGTTTTTTGTATGATGCTGATAGTTATGCCGATGATTTACCCTACTGGATTATGGAGTATGGCGCACCCCATTTAGTGATTCCTTATACTCTAGATACCAATGATATGCGGTTTGCTACTTACCAAGGGTTTAATAGTGGGGATCAATTTTTTACTTATCTACGAGATGCCTTCGATCTGTTGTACGCAGAAGGCGAAGACAGTCCGAAAATGCTCAGTATTGGTCTCCATTGTCGATTAGCTGGAAGACCGGGACGAGCGGCGGCTTTAGGGCGTTTTTTAGATTATGTGCAACAACGAGAGCGGGTTTGGATTTGTCGTCGGGTTGATATTGCCCGTCATTGGCATAAATATCATTATCCCGAAGATCACGATCCCGATTATTAG
- a CDS encoding DUF6464 family protein: protein MEPDSLPTEIILTHSRQPLGKIQLDWTPQPGNYLHLEGKTYTVLERRHRYTLKSGKYRLHKIALYVQPSSPPSEQSLVNGRWIIGDSRCRFNALSELIRCAVYPQGPCSSCRFYEQRSPDT from the coding sequence ATGGAACCTGATTCATTGCCCACAGAGATCATCCTCACCCATTCCCGTCAGCCCCTGGGCAAAATTCAACTCGACTGGACTCCACAACCGGGAAACTATCTTCATCTTGAAGGCAAAACCTATACCGTTCTAGAACGTCGTCATCGCTATACCCTCAAATCGGGCAAATATCGCTTACATAAAATTGCCCTCTATGTTCAACCCTCATCCCCTCCCAGCGAACAAAGTTTAGTCAATGGGCGGTGGATTATTGGCGATAGTCGTTGTCGCTTTAATGCCTTATCTGAATTAATTCGTTGTGCCGTCTATCCACAAGGCCCCTGTTCTAGCTGTAGATTCTATGAACAGCGCAGTCCTGATACTTAG